In the genome of Dyadobacter fermentans DSM 18053, the window TCAGGTTGAAACACAAAAACGGCTCGGAAATCTGGATTATCACCCGTGAAGTGCCTTTCAAAAGGAACGCGCGCGGGCGTGTGCAGGAAGTGCTGGGCACGGCCATCGACATTACGGCCCGCAAAATCGCCGAAAAGGAGCTCATTCAGGCGAAAAAAGATGCCGAAGAGGCTACCCGCATCAAATCCGACTTCCTATCGACGATGAGCCACGAGATCCGGACGCCGATGAATGCGATCATCGGATTCACCGACCTGCTCCTATCGAGCGGGTTTACCGGACAGGAGCAGCAGTATTTGAACACCATTAAATATTCCGCTGATAATCTGCTGGTTATCCTGAACGACATCCTCGATTTTTCGAAGATCGAAGCGGGAAAATTCGGTCTGGAAAACTTCGAATTCGACCTGCGCGAGAAGTTGGGATACCTCATGAAAACGTTCGAAATCCGTGCGAAGGAGAAGTCGATCCAATTCACTTTCCAATGCAGCACCGACGTTCCGCAGATCGTCATGGGCGACCCTTACCGGCTGAACCAAATCATGGTCAACCTGATCGGCAACGCCATCAAATTCACCGAAGAAGGCGGTTCTGTGGAAGTATCCGTGCACCTCGATAAAGATCACGGCGACAGCATCGACCTGAAAATCGACGTGTCCGATTCAGGAATCGGCATTTCGGAAGACAAGCTGAGCGTGATTTTCGACAGCTTTTCCCAAGCGCACAACAACAATGCCGTCCGCAACTTCGGCGGCACGGGGCTGGGGCTAAGCATAACCCGCAAGATCACCGAGCTCATGAATGGCTCCATTTCGGCCCGCAGCACGCTGGGCAAGGGAAGCACATTCACGGTGGTCCTCAATTTCGGCAAGGGAAGCACGTCCTATGAAGAAGAAAAAACCAATGCGCCGACGAAACTGTCTTTAAAAGGCTATCGCATTCTGGCCGCCGAGGACATTTTCGCGAACCAGATCCTGCTGAAACACCTGCTGGAAAAATGGGAAGCCGAGTTTGTGATTTGCAACAACGGAAAAGAGGTGCTGCACATGCTCGAAACGGAAGATTACGACCTGATCCTGATGGACATCCAAATGCCGGTCATGGACGGCGTAACGGCCATGAAGAAGATCCAAAGCTCCTATCCGCGCCATCACCACGTCCCGGTAATCGCGCTCACCGCCGATACCTTCGCGGAAAAAACACCCGAAATCGCCGCCTGCAATTTCAGCGGGTTTGTGACGAAACCGTTTAAAGCGGAAGAGCTGATCAGGGCAATTAATAAGCATCTGAAAGTAAAGGTCCCGCCGAATCATGCGGTGATTGGGTAATGGGGGTGGGCTTGGAAAATTGCCGTATATTTGCGGTACATTTAACTATACACCACCATTATGAAAGCTTAGCCTCGATCAGTTCCAGCTAGCTGATTACTCCCATTATTTTCCTGAATGGAAGCGATTCCAGGAAAAAATCGGGCGACCGGGATCCAGCTACAAAATGGACATCAACGATTTTTTCGAAAATTACATTGATGAAAAAGGTCTTTTCAACGATAGTGAAGAAGATTTGGAAAATGTATTTGTCCTAACTTCGGAAAAAAACACGCCTACTGCTTTGTAGGAAACTCGAATAATGATTATATTTGAATGAAGAAGTTTGATTCAATTCCGGAAGCGTTTGACTGGTGGATAAAGAATGTATACCCATCACTTCCGCCTGACATTAAGAAGGGAAAGCCGGTAGTTGCTTGGAGAGATTATACCTACAAACAGGGGATTTCCGAAAAGCGAATGCGTGACATCCTGCTCGAATTCGGAAATTTCAGAATTGAGACTTTGATAGTTTACGAGCCGTGATTGCGGCTTTTTTTTCTGAAAGTCTTTTCTAAACCCGTATAGACAAAGTAATCCGATGATCACAGATCGATGTAAGCGCTTTTCCTCTTAGAGAAAAATTTTTTCTACGTGCTCTATGGCAACAGCTGTGGGTGCTTAGCGTCTGTTATCAGTTTTGTTTACGGGGTATAGTCCACCAAAAAAAGCCTCGACCTTTCTATTGGGACGCTAATATTTTCAACTTCCTTACGCGGTTTTCTAACCGTTGGATTTCAGCTTTCCTTCTTTCGATCAGGATTTCTGGTCTCAGGGCTGGTTCCTTGTAAGGTAATTTATCCCGGAGGATATGGTATGATGCTGTGAGTATGTGGTGGGCAATCGCCATTGCCGCTTTCTTCTTTCCCCGTCTTTGGGTGAGCTTGTGGTACTTGAATGACAGGTAGGTATTCATCGTATGGCTTGCCGCCCAGGCTGCTTCGATCAATGTTGTTTTCAAATAGGTGTTGCCATGGGTGGTCCTTGCCGATCTTACTTTTCCTGCACTCTCGTTGTTGCCTGGGCATACCCCTGCCCAAGAAGCCAGGTGCTTGTCTGAGATAAACTGGGACATGTCCAGACCGATCTCGGAAACGATACCAATAGCTGATTGCCTGGATACGCCTGGGATGGTTTGCAGTAGTGCGAGCTCGGCCTGCTTACCGGCCAGGCAAAGTTCAATCTGCTGGTCAAGTTGTTCGATGAGCTTTTCCAGGGCGCCCATTGTCTGTGTGAGCAACTTTAACATAAAGCGGTGACGCTCACAGAACCGGCCGTAAAGCGCCTGTTGTAAAACCTGCTTTTTATTTACCAGCGAACCTTTGGCCTGGTTTGAGAGAACCACGGGGTCAGTAATTCCTTCCATAAGCAGATCTACGATCCCCTGTCCGGTTTTGGAAAACACATCGCTAACCACGCTGCCGAGCTTGATGTTGGCATCTTCCAGAATATTCTGTAACCGATTTTTCTCCCGGCTACGCTCATTGACAAGCTTCTTACGGTGGCGTAGCAATGTCCTTATCTCCCGCACCCATCCTTCCGGGACAAAGCTGTGCCGAAGAAGTCCGCTCAACAGCAGCTTGGCGATCCATTCGGAGTCCTTTTTATCAGTTTTGTGGCCGGGAACGTTCTTGATATGACGGGCATTAACCAAAATGATCTCAAAGCGGCCTTCCAAAACATAATACACAGGCCGCCAGTAAACGCCCGTACTCTCCATAGCGATGTGGGTAATCTGATGGCCTTCAAGCCAATGCGACAAATCTTCCAGGTCTCTGGTGAAGGTGGCGAAGGTCCGGGTTTCTTCCTGGATTCCCGTCCCTTTGATTGAAGCAACTACTGTATCTTTGTGTACATCCAGGCCACAACCTCGGGCTATGAGCTGGGGGAATTCTACTACTGCCATGTCGTTTGATAGATTGGTCTCTAATTAAAACGACTTTCATGCGCGTGGGTGAATTCCCCCAATTCATAATTGTTTTGTTTAAGCAACATTTGTAGAGTTTCCTACAAAAACAAAACATTCACGAACTATGACCACACTACACACCACTTCACCACACAAGCCCTATTAGAAGAACACGAAATCATCCAGTCATTCTTCCAAACCGACAGCGCCAGCGAGATTATCAATTCGCTGACTTTCATAACCGAAAGCCTCCTCTGCATGGAAAACATGGAGAATGTGAGCGGTGAAATGCGAATGCATATTGTAAATCAGCTGCGTGTTGCGAATCTGATTTCCCAACTAGGCGAGAATTATCGATTTGATGGTCGGTAATGGTAACGGTTGATGCATGTAGGAGGCTCCGTTCGGAGCCAAGCACATTGGTGCCTTTTGGATTGCTATAAACAGGGTGTTCCCCCGGAACAGTGCTACCCTACGTGGTTGTGATTCATTCGATTTTGAAACCACGGGATTTAACAGACGAGGCCTACACTGCAAAACGATTGTCGAAATGCATAATTCCGGCGGAATGCCTGTTTATAGCATCCCGATATCCTGCCCGTTCGCGGCTCCGAAGGAGCCTCCTAACTAATGCGGAATACCGGCACACTCAAACATTCCGTCGCAGCAACTCAAACCAATTCAGAACGTTGATCCCATTCGAGCGCTCCTCCGTCTGGTTACCGGCGTAGGCAATGTAGCCGGTTTGGGCCCCGCTCAGTTTGTTCCAGTAAGTCATATTGCTGAAAAATTCGTTATTCACGGTCTTGCCGGCTTTGATTTCAACGGGGATCAACGACAACCCATTATCAACAATAATATCCACCTCATGGCCGGTTTTGTCCCGCCAATAATAGAGATTTACGAGTTTACCCGCGTTCGTGCGCTGTTTGACGAGCTCGGTAACCACGAGCGATTCGAAGAGCGCACCTCGCAAAGGGTGAAGCGCAACCTGTCCCGCATTGGAAATACCCAATAGAGAACAGACAAGCCCGGTATCATAAAAATACACTTTGGGCCGCTTGACGAGGGTTTTGTTGAAGTTTTTATAATGCGGCCGCAGCAGATAGATAATAAAACTGCTTTCGAGAATGCCAATCCACGACTGCACGGTTTTCGTGTCCACGCCGGTGTCGACGGCCAGCGACGTAAGGTTAAGCTCCTGCCCATTCCGACCGGCCAGCAATCTGACGAACCTTTCGAAGACAATGAGATCGGTAATATTTTTGATTTGCCGTACGTCGCGGTCAATGTAGGTGCGCAGGTAATTCGGAAACCAGTCGGCAGGCGGGATACCGGGCTCGTAAATTGGCGGATAAAGCCCGTTGAATATCAGCTCGTTTTCGTCCGGCACATTGCCCAGCTCTGCAAATAGCTCTTCCGTGCTGAACGGCAACAGATTTAGAATGGCAACACGTCCGGCGAGGGTTTGTGAAATATTTTGCTGCAATAAAAAGTTGTTGGAGCCGGTCAGGATGAAGCGGCCTGGTTCGGGCGATTCGTCCAGGATTTCCTGTAAGTAGGAAAAAAGCTCGGGCGCTCGCTGCACTTCGTCGAAAACCGCGCCGGATTGGTACCTCGAAAGGAACCCGCGCGGATCTTCCAATGCAAACCGGCGAACATCCGGATTTTCAAGTGACAGGTAAGTTTTATCAGGAAAAAGCGACTTTGCCAGCGTCGTTTTCCCCGATTGGCGCGGACCCGTAATGGCTACGGATTTGAAAACCGATGCCAGCTGGTCGATTTTTGAAGCTGCATTTCGTGCTATCATACACCAAAAATAAGCAAATCTGGAAAAATATGGAATCTGATTCCAGATTTTTCCAGATTTAACATAACTCCTTAACTATCAAATCTTAACAAACAGAAAATACCCGAGTCTCCGTAGTAATATAAATCTTCCGATCATCCGCGAGCCCCATTTGATACCCTCCCGTGAACACGCCGAAGCTCGGCAGGATAGCCTGGTGCTTGTCAATCACGAAGCAGGGCAGCCGCACGCTTTGCCGGCCCCGCCCGTAGGAAGTGAAAACGGGATGCACGTGGCCCGCGAAAACGAATTTTGATGGGTCGAATTCTACTCTCGGGTGGTGGGTGAAAATAAATATATCTTCTTCATAATCATTTACATAAACCTCCAAATCACATTCAAGGAGCAGGCTCATGGGCAGTATGTCGTGGTTGCCCATGACGATGATCATGTCGATGTAATGGTGCTCGGCGCGCCATTCGCGGAAGGTTTCCCATTCCGAATTGTATTGGTTATGAAAAAGGTCGCCGAGGAAAATGATGCGTGTGGCGCCTGTTTGCTGCACGATTTGATTGAGCCGCTCGAAATTGTTGGCCGCGGCATTGTTCGGGATGGCGATGCCCTCCTTTCTGAAATGCGTCACTTTGCCCAAATGCAGGTCCCCGATCAGTAATGTTTGCGTTTCTTCCCAAAAAATCGCCCGCTGCGTCAATAATAAAAAATGGTTGCCTCTGATCTCAATCTGCATTACTGTACTGTTTGATCATTCTCTGGATCCTGTCATCCAGTTTTTCCGAAGTTAATTGCTCCCGAAGCCGGTCCACCATGATCGGAAATGAAAATGGCGTGGGCCTGTCGGTGTGTTGTATCACTATTTTCTGATGCTCGATCCGGGCGAGCGCGTCGCGCATGCGCACTTCTTCGAGCTGGTAGGTCAAAACCTCCTGGTATGCCTGCTTGATGAGCAAGTTGTTGTCCTCATATTTGCTCATCACAGTAAATAACAGCGAGCTGGATGCCTGCAATTGCCTGGTTTTGACGTATTTCCCCGGATACCCCTGGAACATCAGCCCCGCTATCGCGGCGATCTCGCGGAATTTTCGCTTGGCCATTTCCGTCGCATTTACGCTCTGGTAAATGTCGTCCACGAGGTGTTTGGTCGAAAAAAGATCGGTTTCGCCGAGGATTTCACCTATATCAACAAACTGATCACTCAACAGTTCAAATCCGTAGTCGTTCATCGCCACCGAGAACGTGATCGGTCGCAGCTGACTGATGCGGTAGGCGAGCAGAATCGACATTCCCTCGTGCACGAGCCGGCCTTCGAACGGAAATATAAATATATGATATCCCTCGCGGGTTTCGCATTGTTCGATCAGGAGTTGGTTGGTTTTGGGGATAACCGAGCGCTTGGCCTGCAATTCGAGCAACGGCTGCATTTTGGCCAGTTCCAGTTCTTTATGCGGATTTTCAATGGCGTCGGCCAGGCGCTCGCGGATGAATGCCGACAGTTGCGAGGAAAGCGGCATACGCCCGCCGGCCCAGCGCACGAGGAAGCCCTTTTTGCCATCGGCTTTTTTGACGGTCACG includes:
- a CDS encoding response regulator translates to MPPLSILLVEDDDIDAIKLSRAISRAQVEIGEIRVCKYAEEALRMLETWTPGCIFLDYQLPKTNGLELLKTVKLRAPHLPVIVLTSHGDERIAVEMMKAGALDYFPKSEVNPEKLTKAFHTMSQMLEMEKGREVAEHELAEKEEFINKIALLSPNIIYVIDIEKWTNIFHNKQIWKILGYSEHEVETDTRKGLARIINERDQHTFRAHYNHMRYSVKDAEVVEKEFRLKHKNGSEIWIITREVPFKRNARGRVQEVLGTAIDITARKIAEKELIQAKKDAEEATRIKSDFLSTMSHEIRTPMNAIIGFTDLLLSSGFTGQEQQYLNTIKYSADNLLVILNDILDFSKIEAGKFGLENFEFDLREKLGYLMKTFEIRAKEKSIQFTFQCSTDVPQIVMGDPYRLNQIMVNLIGNAIKFTEEGGSVEVSVHLDKDHGDSIDLKIDVSDSGIGISEDKLSVIFDSFSQAHNNNAVRNFGGTGLGLSITRKITELMNGSISARSTLGKGSTFTVVLNFGKGSTSYEEEKTNAPTKLSLKGYRILAAEDIFANQILLKHLLEKWEAEFVICNNGKEVLHMLETEDYDLILMDIQMPVMDGVTAMKKIQSSYPRHHHVPVIALTADTFAEKTPEIAACNFSGFVTKPFKAEELIRAINKHLKVKVPPNHAVIG
- a CDS encoding IS110 family transposase, which codes for MAVVEFPQLIARGCGLDVHKDTVVASIKGTGIQEETRTFATFTRDLEDLSHWLEGHQITHIAMESTGVYWRPVYYVLEGRFEIILVNARHIKNVPGHKTDKKDSEWIAKLLLSGLLRHSFVPEGWVREIRTLLRHRKKLVNERSREKNRLQNILEDANIKLGSVVSDVFSKTGQGIVDLLMEGITDPVVLSNQAKGSLVNKKQVLQQALYGRFCERHRFMLKLLTQTMGALEKLIEQLDQQIELCLAGKQAELALLQTIPGVSRQSAIGIVSEIGLDMSQFISDKHLASWAGVCPGNNESAGKVRSARTTHGNTYLKTTLIEAAWAASHTMNTYLSFKYHKLTQRRGKKKAAMAIAHHILTASYHILRDKLPYKEPALRPEILIERRKAEIQRLENRVRKLKILASQ
- a CDS encoding ATP-binding protein — encoded protein: MIARNAASKIDQLASVFKSVAITGPRQSGKTTLAKSLFPDKTYLSLENPDVRRFALEDPRGFLSRYQSGAVFDEVQRAPELFSYLQEILDESPEPGRFILTGSNNFLLQQNISQTLAGRVAILNLLPFSTEELFAELGNVPDENELIFNGLYPPIYEPGIPPADWFPNYLRTYIDRDVRQIKNITDLIVFERFVRLLAGRNGQELNLTSLAVDTGVDTKTVQSWIGILESSFIIYLLRPHYKNFNKTLVKRPKVYFYDTGLVCSLLGISNAGQVALHPLRGALFESLVVTELVKQRTNAGKLVNLYYWRDKTGHEVDIIVDNGLSLIPVEIKAGKTVNNEFFSNMTYWNKLSGAQTGYIAYAGNQTEERSNGINVLNWFELLRRNV
- the pdeM gene encoding ligase-associated DNA damage response endonuclease PdeM, whose product is MQIEIRGNHFLLLTQRAIFWEETQTLLIGDLHLGKVTHFRKEGIAIPNNAAANNFERLNQIVQQTGATRIIFLGDLFHNQYNSEWETFREWRAEHHYIDMIIVMGNHDILPMSLLLECDLEVYVNDYEEDIFIFTHHPRVEFDPSKFVFAGHVHPVFTSYGRGRQSVRLPCFVIDKHQAILPSFGVFTGGYQMGLADDRKIYITTETRVFSVC